A region of Bacillus cabrialesii DNA encodes the following proteins:
- the ybeY gene encoding rRNA maturation RNase YbeY, which produces MGLLIDIVDETGSVSEEMLKEVENLLQFAAEREGVQDQAEVSVTIVTNEDIQQINKEYRGKDAPTDVISFALEEEGEGEIEIVGAEIPPVLGDIIISADRTREQAEEYNHSFKRELGFLAVHGFLHLLGYDHMTKEEEEEMFTKQKDLLDAYGLKRS; this is translated from the coding sequence ATGGGTTTATTGATTGATATCGTTGATGAAACGGGTAGTGTCTCAGAAGAGATGCTCAAAGAAGTAGAAAATCTGCTTCAATTTGCCGCTGAGCGTGAAGGCGTTCAGGATCAGGCTGAAGTGTCTGTCACGATCGTTACTAATGAAGACATACAGCAGATTAATAAAGAGTATCGCGGAAAGGATGCGCCGACAGACGTCATCTCATTTGCTCTTGAAGAAGAGGGGGAAGGCGAGATCGAGATCGTGGGCGCCGAAATTCCGCCTGTTTTAGGTGATATTATCATCAGTGCGGATCGCACAAGAGAGCAGGCAGAGGAATATAATCATTCCTTTAAAAGGGAGCTCGGGTTTCTAGCCGTGCACGGATTCCTTCACCTTTTAGGATATGACCATATGACGAAAGAGGAAGAAGAGGAGATGTTTACTAAGCAAAAGGATTTGCTGGACGCCTATGGACTCAAGAGATCATAG
- the pgpH gene encoding cyclic-di-AMP phosphodiesterase PgpH: MLKKKGKTKSSQKKWRIFKNARSMHVLLYLLLAAIMFALLFVHVKPETLDLDLFSVSDKTIYAPATVEDQKATEEKKQAAEDAVEDQYTLKKDYTDNRIDLVSSIFDSISEVKKSAEESSKSPSEKSMVKSVKDKLTSDVNDSISEESIKTLLKADSEDFSFVRDTVITAVNTVMSSEIPSDKLSDAKDKVEKELKSNSIPSKYLGAATEIGRFAIIPNYVFDPKATEAKRQEASDNVQQVQIKQGQVLVEENDLIDREVYRKLELTGLLNNSNLFKPISGLLIMIGLFIATLVYYFEKQKQNLKFKNQSILLFSIITTLLLVIMEVVSLFQKMEYNNIGYLVPIAAGAILIKLLMNERIAILGSIILAICGSMMFNQGVTGTFNYVIGIYYLISGISGVLFLGKHNARSKILQTGLFVAFINMVVVLSLLLIQNTALSGLEIGTLMLMGVVSGFASSVLIIGLMPFFETGFGILSTMRLIELSNPNHPLLRKILTETPGTYHHSVMVANLSEAACEAVGANGLLARVGAYYHDLGKTKRPQYFIENQMNIDNPHDKLSPQLSKNIIISHTTDGANMLRSYKFPKELVDIAEQHHGTSLLKFFYYKAKEKGDQTTEEEFRYPGPKPQSKEAAIISVADSVEAAVRSMHNPNPERIEKLVRGIISDKLQDGQFSECDLTFKELDTIAKTLCATLKGIFHSRIEYPEATKKVK; the protein is encoded by the coding sequence GTGTTGAAAAAGAAGGGGAAGACCAAAAGCAGTCAAAAAAAATGGCGCATCTTTAAAAATGCCCGCTCCATGCACGTACTGCTGTATCTTCTGCTGGCTGCCATTATGTTTGCTTTGCTCTTTGTACATGTTAAGCCGGAAACACTTGATTTAGACCTGTTTTCAGTCAGCGACAAGACCATTTATGCTCCGGCAACCGTTGAAGATCAAAAAGCCACAGAGGAAAAAAAGCAGGCCGCTGAGGACGCGGTTGAAGATCAATATACATTGAAAAAAGACTATACAGACAACCGGATCGACCTTGTGTCATCTATATTCGACAGTATCAGCGAAGTGAAAAAGTCAGCGGAAGAAAGCAGCAAATCACCATCGGAAAAATCAATGGTTAAGTCTGTGAAGGACAAGTTGACGTCAGATGTGAACGATTCAATTTCAGAGGAGTCCATCAAGACATTGCTGAAAGCAGACAGTGAAGACTTTTCTTTCGTCAGAGATACGGTCATTACGGCAGTGAATACGGTGATGAGCAGTGAAATCCCGTCGGATAAACTATCAGATGCAAAGGATAAAGTAGAAAAAGAGCTAAAGAGCAATTCCATCCCGTCTAAATACCTGGGAGCTGCGACGGAAATCGGGCGTTTTGCTATTATTCCGAATTACGTCTTTGATCCAAAAGCGACAGAGGCAAAGCGTCAGGAAGCGTCAGACAATGTCCAGCAGGTTCAGATCAAACAGGGGCAGGTGCTCGTTGAAGAAAATGACCTCATTGATCGGGAAGTGTACAGAAAACTCGAGCTGACGGGATTATTAAATAACTCCAACCTCTTTAAACCGATCAGCGGCCTATTGATTATGATCGGGCTTTTCATTGCAACTCTTGTATATTATTTTGAAAAACAGAAACAAAACCTGAAGTTTAAAAACCAATCCATCCTGCTGTTCTCCATTATCACAACACTATTGCTTGTCATCATGGAGGTTGTCAGTTTATTTCAGAAGATGGAATATAATAATATCGGCTATCTTGTTCCTATTGCGGCCGGCGCGATCTTAATCAAACTGCTGATGAATGAACGCATCGCCATTTTGGGAAGTATCATTCTTGCGATTTGCGGAAGTATGATGTTTAATCAGGGTGTGACAGGAACATTCAATTATGTCATCGGAATTTATTATTTGATCAGCGGGATTTCAGGTGTTTTATTTTTAGGAAAACACAATGCCAGATCAAAGATTTTGCAGACTGGGCTTTTCGTGGCGTTTATCAATATGGTTGTCGTTCTTTCCTTGTTATTAATCCAAAACACCGCGCTGTCGGGTCTTGAAATCGGCACGTTAATGCTGATGGGCGTTGTGTCAGGCTTTGCTTCGTCTGTATTGATTATCGGCTTGATGCCGTTTTTTGAGACGGGCTTTGGCATTTTATCCACGATGAGGCTGATCGAGCTGTCTAATCCGAACCATCCGCTGCTGCGCAAAATATTAACAGAAACACCAGGTACATATCATCATAGTGTAATGGTCGCCAATTTGTCAGAGGCAGCCTGTGAGGCGGTGGGCGCGAATGGTTTGCTTGCAAGAGTTGGCGCGTATTACCACGACCTTGGAAAAACAAAGCGTCCGCAATATTTTATTGAAAACCAAATGAATATTGACAATCCGCATGACAAACTGTCTCCTCAGCTGAGTAAAAATATCATCATTTCGCATACCACTGATGGTGCGAACATGCTGAGAAGCTATAAATTTCCGAAAGAGCTTGTCGATATTGCTGAGCAGCATCATGGCACCTCGCTTTTAAAGTTCTTTTATTATAAAGCGAAGGAAAAAGGCGACCAGACTACTGAAGAAGAGTTCCGTTATCCGGGACCGAAGCCGCAGTCAAAGGAAGCCGCGATTATTTCAGTGGCAGACAGTGTTGAAGCGGCTGTCAGATCCATGCACAATCCAAATCCAGAACGAATTGAAAAGCTTGTCCGGGGTATTATATCCGATAAGCTTCAGGACGGACAGTTCAGTGAATGCGATTTGACATTTAAGGAGCTGGATACAATCGCAAAAACGCTCTGTGCAACATTAAAAGGAATTTTCCACTCCCGGATCGAATATCCGGAGGCTACTAAGAAGGTGAAATAG
- a CDS encoding PhoH family protein: MTEHLLAMNQKLKSPDEALSLFGNQDSFLKLMEKDLNVNIITRGETIYVSGDEESFQIADRLLGSLLALIRKGIEISERDVIYAVKMAKKNELEYFESMYEEEITKNAKGKSIRVKTMGQREYVAAMKRNDLVFGIGPAGTGKTYLAVVKAVHALKNGHIKKIILTRPAVEAGESLGFLPGDLKEKVDPYLRPLYDALHDVLGADHTERLMERGIIEIAPLAYMRGRTLDDAYVILDEAQNTTPAQMKMFLTRLGFGSKMIITGDVSQIDLPKGVKSGLAVAKEMLKGIDGISIIELDQTDVVRHPLVAKIIEAYDKQN; the protein is encoded by the coding sequence ATGACAGAACATTTACTTGCGATGAATCAAAAACTGAAAAGCCCGGACGAGGCGCTTTCACTGTTCGGGAACCAAGATTCTTTTTTGAAATTGATGGAGAAAGATCTGAACGTAAATATCATTACGCGCGGCGAAACGATTTATGTTTCAGGCGATGAAGAATCGTTTCAGATTGCAGACAGGCTGCTGGGATCGCTCCTCGCTTTAATTCGCAAGGGGATAGAGATCTCTGAACGTGATGTGATTTACGCCGTCAAAATGGCAAAAAAGAATGAACTTGAATACTTTGAAAGCATGTATGAAGAAGAAATCACCAAAAACGCTAAAGGCAAATCAATCCGTGTAAAAACGATGGGACAGCGGGAATACGTGGCCGCTATGAAGCGGAATGACCTTGTGTTCGGCATCGGCCCGGCGGGTACCGGGAAAACGTACCTGGCTGTCGTGAAAGCAGTCCATGCTTTAAAAAACGGCCATATCAAAAAAATCATTTTAACAAGACCTGCTGTGGAAGCTGGTGAAAGCCTTGGTTTTCTGCCGGGTGACCTCAAAGAAAAAGTAGATCCTTATTTGCGCCCGCTGTATGACGCTCTTCATGATGTGCTTGGAGCAGATCATACAGAACGTCTGATGGAAAGAGGCATTATCGAAATAGCTCCGCTTGCATATATGAGGGGTCGGACGCTTGATGATGCTTATGTTATACTGGATGAAGCACAGAATACCACGCCTGCTCAAATGAAAATGTTTTTGACGAGACTGGGTTTTGGCTCTAAAATGATCATTACAGGTGACGTTAGCCAAATTGATCTGCCGAAAGGCGTCAAATCGGGACTTGCAGTAGCGAAGGAGATGCTGAAAGGAATAGACGGCATTTCTATAATTGAGCTAGACCAGACAGACGTGGTCAGACATCCGCTTGTTGCGAAAATTATTGAAGCATACGATAAGCAAAATTAA
- the yqfD gene encoding sporulation protein YqfD: protein MKNKWLSFFSGKVQLELTGRGIERLLNECTRQGIPVFYVKKKKEAVSLYIQLQDVHAFRRVRRKFKCKARFINRKGFPFLLLKSKLNIGFTIGFAMFFILLFLLSNMVWKIDVTGAKPETEHQMMQHLKEIGVKKGRLQFLMMSPEKIQKSLTNGIDNITWVGVDLKGTTIHMKVVEKNEPEKEKYVSPRDIVAKKKATITRMYVQKGQPMAAIHDHVEKGQLLVSGLIGNEEHQQEVASKATIYGETWYRSEVTVPLETLFNVYTGKVRTKHKLSFGSLAIPIWGMTFKKEELKHPKTEQEKHSLNFLGFKLPVSYIKEQTRESEEALRKYTKEEAVQEGIKMGKQDVEDKIGENGEVKSEKVLHQTVENGKVKLIILYQVIEDIVQTTPIVRETEE from the coding sequence GTGAAAAATAAATGGCTGTCTTTTTTTTCGGGTAAGGTCCAGCTTGAATTGACGGGAAGAGGGATTGAACGGCTTCTTAATGAATGCACAAGACAGGGGATTCCGGTCTTTTATGTCAAAAAAAAGAAAGAAGCCGTATCGTTATATATACAGCTTCAGGATGTACATGCCTTTCGGCGGGTGAGAAGAAAATTTAAATGTAAAGCCCGATTTATCAATCGGAAGGGATTTCCTTTCCTATTGCTGAAATCAAAGCTGAATATAGGGTTTACGATCGGTTTTGCGATGTTTTTCATCCTTTTGTTTTTGCTTTCCAATATGGTGTGGAAAATTGATGTGACAGGCGCTAAACCTGAAACGGAACATCAAATGATGCAGCATCTTAAAGAAATCGGCGTCAAAAAGGGGCGTCTGCAGTTTTTAATGATGTCTCCAGAAAAAATACAAAAATCGCTAACCAATGGAATAGACAATATCACCTGGGTCGGAGTTGACCTGAAGGGAACGACCATTCACATGAAAGTCGTAGAGAAAAATGAGCCCGAAAAAGAAAAGTATGTCAGCCCGCGTGATATTGTCGCCAAAAAGAAAGCGACCATTACAAGAATGTATGTCCAAAAAGGCCAGCCGATGGCCGCAATCCACGATCATGTGGAAAAGGGGCAGCTGCTTGTTTCGGGGCTGATCGGCAACGAAGAGCATCAGCAGGAAGTCGCCTCAAAAGCAACAATTTACGGAGAAACCTGGTACAGGTCTGAAGTGACAGTCCCGCTTGAGACATTATTTAACGTCTATACGGGCAAAGTAAGGACAAAGCACAAGCTTTCTTTTGGCTCTTTGGCAATCCCGATCTGGGGGATGACGTTTAAAAAAGAGGAATTAAAGCACCCAAAAACAGAACAAGAAAAGCATTCGCTGAATTTTCTCGGATTTAAGCTCCCTGTGTCCTATATCAAAGAGCAAACGAGAGAAAGTGAAGAGGCTTTGCGAAAATATACGAAAGAAGAAGCAGTTCAAGAAGGCATTAAAATGGGTAAACAGGATGTAGAGGATAAAATAGGCGAAAACGGCGAGGTGAAAAGTGAAAAAGTTTTGCACCAGACTGTTGAGAATGGTAAAGTAAAGTTGATTATTCTCTACCAAGTTATAGAAGATATCGTTCAAACCACACCTATTGTCAGGGAGACTGAAGAATGA
- the yqfC gene encoding sporulation protein YqfC, with the protein MGQRKNRVKAWLTRALEIPPDVMMDLPRITMVGRLHIYIENHRGLLLFSENEVRLMLKQGQCIISGKNFVIKAILPEEILLEGTIDVVRYVES; encoded by the coding sequence ATGGGGCAAAGAAAGAATCGAGTGAAAGCTTGGCTGACAAGAGCATTGGAAATTCCCCCGGACGTTATGATGGATCTGCCGCGGATTACAATGGTTGGCAGACTTCATATCTACATAGAAAACCACAGAGGCCTTTTGCTGTTCAGTGAGAATGAAGTGAGGCTGATGCTGAAGCAGGGCCAGTGCATCATATCAGGTAAAAACTTTGTCATCAAGGCGATTCTTCCGGAAGAAATTCTTTTGGAGGGTACGATTGATGTCGTTCGATATGTTGAGTCATAA